Genomic segment of Drosophila simulans strain w501 chromosome 2R, Prin_Dsim_3.1, whole genome shotgun sequence:
GCTATCCGCCTTGATTTTCCTTTGCGAGCGCTGGCGGTTTTACCACTAATTCACATAATTAACGTTCTAATAACCTTATTAGATTAATGGTTACCTCACCTGTCAATAAAATATGTTGTGCCCTCCAACTTTAACACAATTTGAATTAATGACAATTAAACGAAATTGTATATACCACATGTGTGCGTTTAATCAACCCACTTCAAGAAttcacaaacaaataaaagacGCAAGTAAGAATATGAaggtatattttaaaattacaaattgtttgtcatttacaatttaaattgtttgtcaTTTACAATTAATATGGTTCcaatattcaaatgaatttaaagatatttcaGATGTAAAGATAAAAATCCCATTGTATAGGATTGATTACGCCGCTCAAAAGGGATCTTTTGAAAATCATAACTCCATCCAGCATAATAATCCCTTGTGCAACTGAGATTTCATTTATGAtgtttcattaattttaaaaagggCCAATATACAATTCTTAAATAGGTGctatacaatttatttgccttcgTATTGGTGATACGGAATCCGGGATATGGCCAATGTGCGCTGAATATGAATGAACTTTAACTAATAGTTCTGCCAGTGAAGGGTATAGTCGCGTGATTTGAGCTTTCCGTGGGGCTTATATCATTGCGGATGGTGATGGTGCTGGGCGTGATAGTGCTGCTGCTCGGCGGCGGCGACTGCATCGAACATGGGCGTGTGCACCTCGCCCAGGAACTGTGGCGTGGGTGGAGCATTTGGCTCAGAGAGCTCTCCAATCAGAGGCATGTCGATATCCGTGGCTAAAGAGCTTTGGCCGTAGTTGCTTAGTCCGTagggttgttgctgttggtgctgttgcACCACCGAAACTTGAGCATAATCCGGGGTGGGTTGTACCTGCTGCTGGGTATCCAGCAAAACTGGGGCCGCCTCCATTTCTCCAAACTGTATTGGACCGGTCTGCTGCACCGGCATGCTCTGATGAACTGGCATATTCTGCACGGGCTCATGCTCAACCGGCGCCGATAAGTATTCCTGTTGAAGTTCTGCTTGCGGTTCATTCGACTGTCCCTGCATCTGTTGCTGATGTCCCACCTGCTGATGGTGTTGCTGCAAATGATGGTCCTCCTGCCGCGGCAACATGTCGGAGCTCTGATCCGCGACATCATCAGCAGTCTCGCTAATATCTGCTCCCTCACCAGAGGTTTCTCCATCGCGCCGAACCAGACCCAACATATCCAGCATATTACGCTTGACGGCATTCTCACTGGCCGCCTCCAAACTCGGGTAGCAGGTGCTAAGTCCACAATTTGCCAAGTGCTGAGCCATCTTATTGCCGTTGCCGGTGGCAAAGCCGCAAATGCAGTGCATCTCCTGTGGCATATTCACTTCCATGGCGTCCACAAAGTTTCCATTACATTCCACGCCATGACGGAATATCGCTCGCTCGCAACATGTCTGATAATTGCACTTAACGCAGTGTAGCCAACCActaaaaatgggaaaagatTTGATATAAAAAAGTGATTAAGTAAGTGCGTAGAGCACCAAAACCTtatattacaaattatttcCTCACACATTCTAATGGTTTTCCCCCCAAGAGATCAATCAGCCACTATTAAATCAATTAGCTGCTGGCTTATAAACCTCAACCCGCAGCTCTGGCCTGTCACAATTAAATCAACCACCATGTGCAAGGTGTTAACCATTCTGGTCCTTAATTTATTACTGGCGCTGACAAACGCTGCTTACAATGTTACATTGTTGAAATCCGTTCTAAGTCTCATCTCTACCAGGGAGCCGTGGATAAACACACCAATATTCGTCGGACATAATACGCAAAGAGGCGATCTCAACGACTTGATTATTTGGCTCCATCGAACAATGGAAGTTACTAGCTTGACAATGAATTCATTGCTTCAACCTGAACATCTTAGGCCACTTGGTCATTGTAAAGTCACTAAATACAATGGCATTGCTTTGTTCTTTTGTCATGATAGACAGGATATTATGTGGCTTACTCTGGATAGAAATCTACGAAAGCTCCGTCGCATTCGATTGATCATCATTCTTCGTACTCAAAGAAGTGGCGCGCAGGGTGCTATTAAATCAATATTCAACGTCTTGTGGCAATATCAATTCCTCAACGTTCTTGTTCTGCATAGGGATCAGCTTTATTCCTACTCTCCGTATCCGGTGTTGCGCTTTTTCAAACTCGATGTTCATACGGAACCGCTATTTCCACGTGCAGCGAGGAATTTCCATGGATATGTGGTATCCACTCCGGCGGAAAACGATATTCCAAGAGTGTTTCATGTGCATGATCCATTAACGAAGAGCAGAAAGGTGCTGGGATACGCATATCGCACATTCGTGGAATATTTGGATCACTATAATGCCTCACTCCGTTTGACCAATCCGGATGAGAATCTTGACCCAACAACTAGTGTGAATATGAAACACATTGTGCAGTTGATTATAGACGGTCAATTGGAAATCTCTTTGCACCCGTACGTTTTCACACCCCCAACGGCAACCAAGAGTTACCCCTTACTAATATATCCAAACTGCTTGATTGTGCCCGTGAGAAATGAGATTCCAAGGCATATGTACCTATTGCGACCATTCCAATTGTACAGCTGGTACATTCTGTTATTCGCAGTTTTCTACATCACTGGAATTCTCTATTGGATAAGCCCGAAACTCAATAAAAGTTCTTGGGTGCAACGCTTGGGATTGAATTTTCTAGATGCTATAAGCAAGATACTTTTTATCAGCCCCCCTATAACAATTTACAGACCAACATGGCGccactttattattttcctaCTACTTTCAGTCCTGGGATTCATGTCCACAAGTTGGTACAACATTGAGTTGGACAGCTTCTTCACAACCATAGTAGTGGGCGAGCAAGTAAATAGCGTGGATCAGCTTgtcaagcagcagcaaagggTGCTCGTCAAGGAGTATGAAATTAACACATTTCTGCGACATGTTGAACCTCGATTAGTGGAAAAAGTATCTCGGCTTTTGGTGCCTGTAAATGCCAGCGAACAGGTGTTCGCTTTGCTGAGTTTTAATCGCAGCTTCGCGTACCCTTTTACAGAAGAACGTTGGCAGTTCTTTGCCATGCAACAGCAATATGCCTTTAAGCCgatttttcgcttttcagCTGCTTGCTTGGGATCTCCACATATTGGCTATCCAATGCGCGTTGACAGCCACTTGGAGACATCTCTCaaccatttcatattaaatattcaggATACTGGACTGCTGAATCACTGGGTAGTTTCCGACTTTAACGATGCCATGCGTGCTGGATACGTTAGGTTTGTAGATAACGTCTTGGGCTATCAAGATATCGATGTGGATACTTTGAGACTGGGCTGGTGTGTCTTGGGAATTGGTTGGATACTGTCAGCTCTTGTTTTCTCTTGTGAATACTGGCACCTTTATCCATGGCGATGTATTGCTTaggtaaataaaatttttttgaactTACGTGTAATGTGTCTCCTCGCTGGCGAAATCGGTGTTGCACTCGGCACAGGTCTTACCCTCCAGGAAAGCAAAGAATACTGGCCGCTTGTAGGTGGAGAACGGCGGCTGCTCGCGGTGATGGGTGCGAATTTTTGGGGGTGGTATCAACATCGAATTATTGAGTAAGAGACGCACCGGTCTATTGGTCTTAATCATGCTGACATGATGCTGCACTGCGTGCTGCTTTAGATCCCCCTTCTCGAGGAAGGATAGCGAGCATTTCTGGCAGCGCAGCGAGGGATCACGCTTGTTGATGTGTTCGTCCAAATGCAAGAAGTAATGTTCTATGCGCAGCTGATTAACGACGCCAAGCTTTGAGAAGTAGAAAATCTAAAATGAAGCAGTTTTTAATAGAAAACTTCAAAATATTACTTTACGATGAAAGTTACTTACATCCAAGCAATAGGGGCATTGTAAAAAGTTTTGATGCTTGTGGTCGTCATAAAAATGCCTGACCAAATCGCGGTGCGAAGATGATCGATAACCGCAGGAGTGACACCAATATGGTAGTTCCAGGGTGCTGTGGACCTTCTGCAAGTGAGCCGTCAACAGATGCAGGGAATTGTGACGCTGCTGGCATATAAGGCAGTAGTACGAGGGTGAACCCTCCGTCTTTGTCTCAGTTGGATGCATGATCTGGTTgtgtttggccaaaaccgaCTCGGTGGGGTGCTTCTCCAAGCAGAAAAGGCACTGGAACTGGTGCTGCTTACCCTCCGGCGAAATATGCGATACTAAATGCGTCTGAAGTTTCTCATTGGAATCGAAGGAAACGCCGTTCAGGCAGATTGGGCACTCCACGCTCTTGGCCAGGTCGTTGTGAACAGTACGAGGTGTGCTATATGGAAAGATCTCGTTATACTCGTCCGTACCATCGCTTATTCCATAGTACAGCTCCTCCAAGCCCCTCATATCATCATCTTCCTTCTTAATGACCATTGGAATCTTTTCATCtttttctttcggtttttTACCCAGGCCTTTAGCTGTCAGAGATTTTGACAGTGTCTTAGATGCCGAAGTCGTTGCTCTGTCTCCTTTTATCTGGTTGGTGCTGCCCGGTGGCCGACCTGGCCCctttttaattggcatttgAGGTGGAGGAGTGCTTAATGCATTCGGTGGACGGCCGCGCTTGACTCCAGATGATGATATATCACGATCCTTTTCCTTCTTGGGAATCTTGTTAGAAACAACGTAGTCAGCATCGTTGATAGCTGCAATCGAAGatgttaatttaaaaagatttcaTCTCAACATACAAACTTAAACATTacacatttttccatttttgttgaATCTGGTAGAATGGGtccaatcaatttaattagtaAATTCTTTCTTGCGTTTTATCACTCCAAatgaaaaaggaaatcaaataaaaacagttcTTAAATTTCTTGCAAGTTTATTTAGGTTTTCTCTAATGGGtttgtattaaaataattagaCATGAGAAATGTCAGGAAGTAATGCTTAAATTGTACATATGTGAATATATCAATGATACATTTCACCTATAAAGATTATATAAATTCACAATTCACATAACACAATAAGTGGACCTGAGCTCAGCTGTTGGGTTCGATTAACCCAAACTaatcaaacaaaacgaaaacatttcagTTTGGAGTGAGAAACGCAGGCACTTAACAGATTATCATAACGCACTATTCTATTCACGGCCTTAATAAAAACTTGCTAGAAAAGTACGATAGTACTAACGTTTCTTGAGGCGCTTGGGAGCAGCATTGGCCGGAGTCTCCTTGTAGTTGGCCGGCAAAATACTCCAGTCCTTGAACGGATTGGTTGCCACCTAAACGAAAGAGCTATTAAATGCTAATCgctaataaaaattgttcGTTTCCGCTTACCTGATACAGACGCTGAGTGATTGTCTCATTGGTGGTTACTCTTGTCTGTTCGGCAATGTGTATTATGATATTGTTAAATGCCTGCAAGGCATATGTGCCGAAGGACTCTCGCCATACCAACTCGTCGAGGAATTGTTGAATCATCTGGCGAGATAGCAACGATAGGGTGTTCTGGAACATGCGCGGCACAATCCGTCGCAAGTATTCCATTACCGCCGAGTTGTTGTGCTTGGCTGTGTTGTCAGTGGCAGCTGCCTGGACAATATTTTTGAATCCCATGCTGAAGAGGGTGATTTTGTCCACAGTCAAGTCTATGCAAATGGTGCTGTCCTTGTGCACCCAGCGCGAAAGTGGCTCAAGAATGGCCTGGAATCGCTTTTTGTAGTTACGATCGCCATCGGTGATTGGCTCTACAGCACGCAGGCGGATGGACTTCTCCGCATAATCATAGACGCCCAGAACCTCAACTTTCACTTGTCGCTGGGAGCCATCTTGGGATGTGGTTCCCAGAGAAATAACGCCCACCTCCACAAACTTGCCGGGGCCGCCgagctttttgcatttttgatgcACTGCCAAAGTGCAAATGGCTCTAAGCCAGGTGTAGATTCCTTTGATATAAACACTGTCCACCTTAACCCACTGCACCACATTTTGTATACTGGTCTGGCAAGCCCAGTGGTAAATTAACTTCAACAGGAATGTGGGTGGGTGCTGAGCTCCTTCAAAAATGGAATTGTTGAACACGGAGACGAAGCGATAGGGGCAACATTCGCTGATCCACACATAGCCACCAGTGTAGGGAAACTTGGTCACATCCGAATAAATtcctaaatataaatacattaataaaCGAATTCAGTTGATCATAAATCTCTTACCCAATTTGAGTTCGTTGTTGCGATGGTTTATGCAATGCTGTTGAGCGCGTAGCAATCCCTCCTGGAGCAGCCACTCACAGAATTTATTGGGCGTAAGCATGAGCACCAGCTTAACCTTCGAGTCTAGCTTGCTGCGGGTTGCAGCCATGTCTTTGATCTTGAGGAAAGGCTTTGCTAGCACCACCAGAGATGGATAAGTCTTTCCCTGCATCTTGTTATCCTTGCCATCCTTGCCGTCTTTGCTATCCTTGCTTTCGTCGGTGCTGCCCACCACCAGACCGCCCACCGAATTAACCTCGGCGGGGCGGTAGTTCTTTGGCGGCGATTCGATGTCCGGTTTGGACTCCTTGAATAGTTTTCCACTGCTTTTAGGTACCGGTGAAGAAGATCCTCCACTAGCAGCGGCTGCCGCCTTCTTACTGGATTTCGAAGTGAACGAGGAAGATGCATTGGCCACGGCCACTGCTTTTTTGCCTGCAGACAGGGCCAGTCGCTTGGCCAGCGGCATATCGTCGTCGCCCTCATCGGAGGACTCCAGATAGGCGATGTTGGATGGTTGTCGTGGTGGGCGGCCACGACCGCGCCCTGTGCCACCGCTTGGGGCGGTGGGTGTTGAGGGGGTGTCCGTCGGCTTGGGCGGCTTTTTGGGCAGTGTAGCCTCCTTGAGCTCCTGCAGCACTTTGCCCTTGAAGGAGTAGGCCTGGAACACCTGGCCGTTGAACAGCTCCTTGCCCTCGTTGGCGCTAACGGCGTTCTTTAGTGCACCCTTCACCGCGTTGTGCTCGTTAGTAATCTTCTCGTAGTACGCCAACTGTGCCGGCGACAGCTCCTCCACCCAGAACTCCATGTCCAGGGAGATTTCACTTCTCGTTACGCGCGTCATCTTACAGCTAACTAGTTAACCGACCACTGGCCCAGTGAGGGcgttgtttttaaaaatattaagagctaagtaaattttttttcgctcGAATTAGCTTTCCTTGCGTGGATGTACCTGCTCGAGTAAATACACATCGATGAAAACATCGATAATATCGGCTTGGGTATTGTCGTGACACGCACCGTGGTTCACCACACATCAGTTCGttcaaatataaacatatataaataaaattaattttttgtaaatgttaaCGTAAtgataaattttatatttttctaataAGACCGACCGTGgcaattttttttagtattaaGGAATATCATAACAagaattacaaaaataaatgtcgtGAGTACATTCTCCTACCTAAATATAGATTacagaatttattttactgcGATCAGTATGTTGCGAAAGTATCGACTACCACAAAAAACGTTTGAAGGTGTATCGATGATTTTACAAGATACTGCATCCCTGAGAGTTGGCGC
This window contains:
- the LOC6734588 gene encoding uncharacterized protein LOC6734588, giving the protein MTRVTRSEISLDMEFWVEELSPAQLAYYEKITNEHNAVKGALKNAVSANEGKELFNGQVFQAYSFKGKVLQELKEATLPKKPPKPTDTPSTPTAPSGGTGRGRGRPPRQPSNIAYLESSDEGDDDMPLAKRLALSAGKKAVAVANASSSFTSKSSKKAAAAASGGSSSPVPKSSGKLFKESKPDIESPPKNYRPAEVNSVGGLVVGSTDESKDSKDGKDGKDNKMQGKTYPSLVVLAKPFLKIKDMAATRSKLDSKVKLVLMLTPNKFCEWLLQEGLLRAQQHCINHRNNELKLGIYSDVTKFPYTGGYVWISECCPYRFVSVFNNSIFEGAQHPPTFLLKLIYHWACQTSIQNVVQWVKVDSVYIKGIYTWLRAICTLAVHQKCKKLGGPGKFVEVGVISLGTTSQDGSQRQVKVEVLGVYDYAEKSIRLRAVEPITDGDRNYKKRFQAILEPLSRWVHKDSTICIDLTVDKITLFSMGFKNIVQAAATDNTAKHNNSAVMEYLRRIVPRMFQNTLSLLSRQMIQQFLDELVWRESFGTYALQAFNNIIIHIAEQTRVTTNETITQRLYQVATNPFKDWSILPANYKETPANAAPKRLKKPINDADYVVSNKIPKKEKDRDISSSGVKRGRPPNALSTPPPQMPIKKGPGRPPGSTNQIKGDRATTSASKTLSKSLTAKGLGKKPKEKDEKIPMVIKKEDDDMRGLEELYYGISDGTDEYNEIFPYSTPRTVHNDLAKSVECPICLNGVSFDSNEKLQTHLVSHISPEGKQHQFQCLFCLEKHPTESVLAKHNQIMHPTETKTEGSPSYYCLICQQRHNSLHLLTAHLQKVHSTLELPYWCHSCGYRSSSHRDLVRHFYDDHKHQNFLQCPYCLDIFYFSKLGVVNQLRIEHYFLHLDEHINKRDPSLRCQKCSLSFLEKGDLKQHAVQHHVSMIKTNRPVRLLLNNSMLIPPPKIRTHHREQPPFSTYKRPVFFAFLEGKTCAECNTDFASEETHYTGWLHCVKCNYQTCCERAIFRHGVECNGNFVDAMEVNMPQEMHCICGFATGNGNKMAQHLANCGLSTCYPSLEAASENAVKRNMLDMLGLVRRDGETSGEGADISETADDVADQSSDMLPRQEDHHLQQHHQQVGHQQQMQGQSNEPQAELQQEYLSAPVEHEPVQNMPVHQSMPVQQTGPIQFGEMEAAPVLLDTQQQVQPTPDYAQVSVVQQHQQQQPYGLSNYGQSSLATDIDMPLIGELSEPNAPPTPQFLGEVHTPMFDAVAAAEQQHYHAQHHHHPQ
- the LOC27207464 gene encoding uncharacterized protein LOC27207464; its protein translation is MCKVLTILVLNLLLALTNAAYNVTLLKSVLSLISTREPWINTPIFVGHNTQRGDLNDLIIWLHRTMEVTSLTMNSLLQPEHLRPLGHCKVTKYNGIALFFCHDRQDIMWLTLDRNLRKLRRIRLIIILRTQRSGAQGAIKSIFNVLWQYQFLNVLVLHRDQLYSYSPYPVLRFFKLDVHTEPLFPRAARNFHGYVVSTPAENDIPRVFHVHDPLTKSRKVLGYAYRTFVEYLDHYNASLRLTNPDENLDPTTSVNMKHIVQLIIDGQLEISLHPYVFTPPTATKSYPLLIYPNCLIVPVRNEIPRHMYLLRPFQLYSWYILLFAVFYITGILYWISPKLNKSSWVQRLGLNFLDAISKILFISPPITIYRPTWRHFIIFLLLSVLGFMSTSWYNIELDSFFTTIVVGEQVNSVDQLVKQQQRVLVKEYEINTFLRHVEPRLVEKVSRLLVPVNASEQVFALLSFNRSFAYPFTEERWQFFAMQQQYAFKPIFRFSAACLGSPHIGYPMRVDSHLETSLNHFILNIQDTGLLNHWVVSDFNDAMRAGYVRFVDNVLGYQDIDVDTLRLGWCVLGIGWILSALVFSCEYWHLYPWRCIA